From Candidatus Methylomirabilota bacterium, one genomic window encodes:
- a CDS encoding methane monooxygenase/ammonia monooxygenase subunit C, whose amino-acid sequence MAQYRTEAAPAKRAESAEQMFGWGTFFKCQVAISIFYILIRIYQQYFSWSKGLDFFSEDFRVYWWNMLIGELIIEASVLTFTLGYIWKTRDRNLDRITPEEELRRFWGLGMWIVTFAWAVYWGASFFTEQDGTWHQTVIRDTDFTPSHIIEFYLSYPIYIIIGINAYMWARTRLPLFAKAHSLPFILTVGGPAMIFVNVALNEWGHTFWIMEELFVAPLHWGFVTLGWCLFGVYGVAAAMCPRIVELLKITSDNKIVAGWASKSAS is encoded by the coding sequence GCTGAGTCGGCTGAACAGATGTTTGGCTGGGGCACCTTCTTTAAATGCCAGGTAGCTATCAGCATCTTCTACATCCTGATTCGCATTTACCAACAGTATTTCTCGTGGTCGAAAGGCCTTGACTTCTTCTCTGAGGACTTCCGGGTCTACTGGTGGAACATGCTCATCGGCGAGTTGATCATTGAGGCGTCGGTGCTGACCTTCACCTTGGGCTATATCTGGAAGACTCGTGATCGGAATCTGGATCGCATCACGCCGGAGGAGGAGCTGAGGCGGTTCTGGGGTCTCGGGATGTGGATCGTGACGTTTGCCTGGGCCGTCTATTGGGGCGCCAGCTTCTTTACCGAGCAGGACGGGACGTGGCACCAGACCGTTATCCGCGATACGGACTTTACGCCGAGCCACATCATCGAGTTCTACCTCAGCTACCCGATCTACATTATCATCGGGATTAACGCCTACATGTGGGCCAGGACTCGACTCCCCCTGTTTGCTAAGGCGCACTCTCTACCGTTCATCCTGACGGTCGGTGGCCCTGCAATGATCTTTGTGAATGTGGCGCTGAACGAGTGGGGCCACACCTTCTGGATCATGGAGGAGCTGTTCGTGGCGCCGCTACATTGGGGCTTTGTCACGCTCGGTTGGTGTCTTTTTGGGGTGTATGGCGTGGCGGCGGCCATGTGCCCGCGCATCGTTGAACTGCTTAAGATCACAAGCGATAATAAAATAGTGGCTGGGTGGGCCTCAAAATCGGCCTCGTAA